One genomic window of Cyprinus carpio isolate SPL01 chromosome B8, ASM1834038v1, whole genome shotgun sequence includes the following:
- the LOC109051265 gene encoding nuclear apoptosis-inducing factor 1-like yields MKHKVLPVKCKDEARALNGQQHHNHTVKGRRRLGRVTLCLNIYMYSMSNGICEGRRVGGTSAICVRGRCCWKRSRFKKPLRCATVSGQKRTISTYSTQFYITPPNLKKTKKNITSHHKKKRKTNFSEREVEIIVEEMEKQKHILVNHFNAGVTHIAKNSAWVEILKRVNAVSTCQRELAEVKKKWSDLKTEVRRKVAQARAAMEGTGDCSSVPVILSSMQQRICNLLGEATIISLPAAEITVPISSAAAAALTQSIQPAAAAACEIKTLEAETTYHTLEEGMVEYCTTETPVTVTTEAPVEMLAQAECKPQELKSRIALNSAKLLQEHRLTNLHVREIAQHLENQSDLLQMIRRSQEAQACAQERQAQALEGTQAALLALIQMFRPALKDLRKFLQSANSANTAPPAAAETGEGAPQTEDAQ; encoded by the exons atgaaacacaaagtgCTGCCAGTGAAGTGTAAAGATGAGGCAAGAGCCCTCAATGGACAGCAGCATCACAATCACACAGTGAAGGGCAGACGTCGCCTCGGTCGTGTGACTCTGTGTCTGAACATTTACATGTATAGCATGT CCAATGGGATTTGTGAGGGTCGAAGAGTGGGCGGGACTTCAGCCATTTGCGTCCGCGGACGTTGTTGTTGGAAGAGAAGTCGATTCAAGAAGCCATTACGCTGCGCAACTGTGTCAGGACAAAAACGTACAATTTCTACGTATTCTACGCAATTTTATATCACCCCCCccaacctaaaaaaaacaaaaaaaaacattacatcacatcacaaaaaaaagagaaaaactaatTTCTCCGAAAGGGAGGTGGAGATCATCGTGGAGGAGATGGagaaacaaaagcacattttggtGAATCATTTTAACGCGGGCGTCACGCACATCGCCAAGAATAGCGCGTGGGTGGAGATCCTGAAGCGCGTGAACGCCGTGAGCACCTGCCAGCGCGAGCTCGCGGAGGTCAAGAAGAAATGGTCCGATCTCAAGACGGAGGTGCGGCGCAAAGTGGCGCAGGCACGGGCGGCCATGGAGGGCACGGGAGACTGCAGCAGCGTGCCGGTCATCCTGAGCTCCATGCAGCAGCGCATCTGCAATCTTCTGGGAGAAGCCACCATCATCAGCCTTCCTGCGGCGGAGATCACGGTGCCCATCAGCtccgccgccgccgccgcgttAACGCAGA GCATTCAGCCAGCAGCCGCAGCAGCGTGTGAGATAAAAACTCTTGAAG CCGAGACGACGTACCACACGCTGGAGGAGGGCATGGTGGAGTACTGCACCACCGAGACGCCGGTGACCGTCACCACAGAGGCTCCGGTGGAGATGCTGGCGCAGGCCGAGTGCAAACCACAGGAACTGAAGAGCCGCATCGCGCTCAACTCGGCCAAACTGCTGCAGGAGCACCGCCTCACCAACCTGCACGTGCGCGAGATCGCCCAGCACCTGGAGAACCAGAGCGACCTGCTGCAGATGATCCGCCGCTCGCAGGAGGCCCAGGCCTGCGCGCAGGAGAGACAAGCCCAGGCTCTGGAGGGGACGCAGGCCGCCCTGCTCGCCCTCATCCAGATGTTCAGACCCGCTCTGAAGGACTTGAGGAAGTTTCTGCAGAGCGCCAACAGCGCAAACACTGCTCCGCCGGCTGCCGCAGAGACCGGAGAAGGAGCGCCGCAGACAGAAGACGCACAATAG